In Phenylobacterium hankyongense, the sequence CGCGCGCGCCAAAGCCTGCAGCGTCAGGTCGCGGCGATCGGGCTCAGCCGCCGCTCCTCCTGCCGCGCCAGGATGGCGGTCACCGCCATGTCGCCGGTGACGTTGCCCACGGTGCGGAAGATGTCGGGGATGACCTCCACGGCGATCAGGATCGGCAGCAGGTCCAGCGGCAGGCCGAGCGTCTGGCAGATCGGCCCGACGCTCATGAAGAACGACACCTGGCCGGGCAGGCCCACCGAGGCCACGCTCACCGCCAGCGCCACCACCACCGCGCCCAGATACTGCAACACACTCGGGTGCAGGCCGTAGACCTGGGCCACGAACACCGCCACCGCCAGGTTGGCGACCGGGCTGGTCAGCTTGAACACCGACACCGCCAGCGGCAGCACCAGTCCGGTGATCCGGTCGGGAATGCTCAGGTCGTCGCGGCTGCGCTCGACCATGGCCGGCAGGCAGGCGATCGACGACTGGGTGGCGAAGGCCATCACCTGCACCGGCGCCACGGCCCGGGTCCAGACGCCCAGCGACACCCGGCCGATCACCACCGCCGCCAGATAGGCCACCACGGTGACGCCGATATTGGCCGACGACACCGCCGCCACATAGTGGGCGATGACCCCCACCGCCCCGGCCCCGGCCTTCAGCCCGACGCCCAGCGTCAGCGCGAACACCCCCACCGGCGCGGCCCACAGCACCCAGCGGACGATCACCACCATGGCGTCGGAGAGGGCGGCGAACATCTCGATCAACGGCGCCCGCCGCGCCTCCGGCAGCCGGGTCACCGCGAAGGCGAACACCACCGCGAACACCACCAGCGGCAGGATGGCGTCGTCGGCCGCCGCCTTGATCGGGTTGGTCGGCGCGAGGCCCTTGAGGAAGTCGGCGAAATGCGGCGCGGCCGCCAGCTCCGCCGGTGGGGCCGGCGCGCCGGCCCGCAGCGCCGCCGCGCCCTCGGGGCTCAGCGGCCAGAGCGCGTAGAGGCCGTGGCTGTAGGCCAGGGTGAAGGCGCAGCCCACCAGCAGGAGGACCAGGAACCAGCCCAACGCCTTGGCCGCCAGCCGCCCGGTGGCCGCGGCGTCGGCGACGCCGGCGATGCCCACCACCAGCACCGAGAACAGCAGCGGCACGACGGTCATCCTGAGGCCGTTGAGCCACAGCTCGCCCACCGCCTGGACGGCCTCGATCGCCTGCTTCACCTGCGGCCCGGCGTAGGCCGCCGCCGCCGCGCCCAGCGCAAGCCCCGCCACGAGTGCGACCAGCACCCGTACGCTCAACGATCGCAGCATCCCAGCCCTCCAGCGGACGCCGAGCCTAGGGCGGCGGCGACGGCTCCGCCAGAGGGCGGGCGCCAGGCCTTACGGCCGGACTTCGAACACCAGGTTGAACGGCGTCTCCGTCGCCCGCCGGAAGCGGGTGAAGCCGGCCTGTTCGGTCACCTGGCGCAACCGGCGTTCACCGGCCTGCGCGCCGAGGCCGAGACCCACCTCCTGGCTCAGCGACGCCGGGGTGCAGATCATCGTCGAGGCCGAATAGAACATCCGCCCGATCGGATTGAGGTTGTCGGCCATGTCGTCGTTGGCGAACGGCTCGACCAGCAGCCAGGTCCCGTCCGGCTTCAGGCTCTCGCGGATGTGGCGCGCCGCGCCGACCGGGTCGCCCATGTCGTGCAGGGCGTCGAAGATGCAGACCAGGTCGTAGTCGCGGGCCGGGAAGGCCTTGGCCGAGGCGACATGGAACTCCACCCGGTCCTCCACGCCGGCCTCCTTGGCCGCCGCCCGCGCGCGGGCGATGGAGCCCTCATGGTAGTCGAGGCCCACGAAGTGCGACTTCGGGAACGCCTTGGCCATCAGGATCGTGGAGGCGCCGTGGCCGCAGCCCACGTCCGCCACCAGCGCGCCGGCCGCCAGCTTGGCCTCCACCCCCTCCAGCGCCGGGATCCATTCGGAGATCAGGTGGGCGTTGTAGCCGGGCCGGAAGAACCGCTCGGTGCCGCGGAACAGGCAGGCGTCGTGCTCGTGCCAGCCGACCCCGGCGCCGCTCTTGAACGCCTGCTCGATCTTCGCCTCGTCCCGCCACACCGCGCACAGCAGCTCGAAGCCGCCGGCCATGAACGCCGGGCTCTCCTCGTCGGCGAACACCATCGCCTGCTCGGGAGACAGCGAAAACCGCTCGGTGGCCTTGTCATAGGTGACGTAGCCGGACGCCGCCTGCGCGCTCAGCCACTCGCGGACGTAGCGCTCGGTGGTCTCGGTGGCGGCGGCCAGGTCGGCGGGGGTCGAGGGCCCCAGCCGCGCCAGGGCCTTGTAGAGCCCCAGCCGGTCGCCCAGCATGACCAGCGCGCCGGAGATCGCCGCGCCCATGTCGCCGACCATCTGGCCGAGAAAGGCGTCCAGCTTCTGCGGATCGAACACCCCGGGGGGCGGCGAGCCGGCGGGCGTGTGGAGCGTATCGGATGCCACGGGACCATCTCCTGTCCTGGGCGGGCGCAGGGGGCCGCACCCGCCGGTTTGACCGGCCGCCGCCGCCGCGGCGGGCGGCGCGTCGGTGGGGGGATACTCGTCTGGAACGCGCGGACCATACCCCCGGCGAAAGACCCGCGGTATGTCAAAGTATCGTGTGCGTGCGCTTTGCAGCCGCGGGGAACCTGCCTACCCTGCGCCGCCACGGAGGACTTCCATGGCCGGCCTGAAGGACAAGCGCGGCTTCATCGACAAGGACCGGCTTGACCTCTCCGAGCGCAAGGCGGTCGAATACTGGATGAAGCGCTGGGGCGTGACGAAGGACCAGATCACGGCGGCCCACCGCAAGGTCGGCCGCATGACCAAGGACATCGCCGCCGAGCTCGGCAAGAAGCGCTAGGACGGAGCGGTATTCGGTTGGCGCTCCCCTCCCCCTTGCGGGGAGGGGTCGGGGGTGGGGGTGCAAGCTGTGAGATCGCCGCTCTGCCCCGAAAAGCCGAGCTGACACCCCCTCACCCAACCCTCTCCCCGCAAGGGGGAGAGGGCTTCGCGCCGCCCGTCTCGTGAACGTCGATCCGGCCCTCTGTCCTCAGGGTTTCAGCAGCACCTTCACGCAGCCGTCCTTCTTGTCCCGGAAGGTCTTGTACATCTCCGGCCCGCGGCCGAGCGGGACGGTGTGGGTGATGACGAAGGTGGAGTCGATCTCGCCTTCGTCGATGCGGCGCAGCAGATCGTCGGTCCAGCGCCGCACGTGGGTCTGGCCGGTGCGGATGGTCAGCCCCTTGTTCATCACCGCCCCCAACGGGATCATGTTCGCCATCCCGCCATAGACGCCGGGGATCGACACCGTGCCGGCCGACCGGCAGGCCATGATCGCCTCGCGCAGGGCCACCGGCCGCTCGGTCTCCAGCTTCAGCGCGGTCTGCACGCGGTCGATCAGGTCCAGCACCGCCGTCGGACCGTGGGCCTCGATGCCGACCGCGTCGATGCACTTCTGCGGGCCGTGGCCGTCGGTCATCTCCTTCAGCGTCTGCAGGACGTTGACGCCGCCGGAGCGGTCGATGATCTCGGCCCCCTGGCGGCGCGCCATCTCCAGTCGCTCGGGCACGTCGTCGATGGCGATCACCCGCCTGGCGCCCTGGATCTTGGCCGACATGATCGTGAACTGGCCGACCGGCCCGCAGCCCCACACCGCCACCGTATCGGTGGGCTGGATGTCGGCCTGCGCGGCGGCCTGCCAGCCGGTGGGCAGGATGTCGCTCAGGAAGATGTAGCGCTCGTCGGGGCCGGTCTTGGGGAGCTTGACCGCCGTGGTGGCCGCGTAGGGGACCCGCAGGTACTCGGCCTGGCCGCCGGCGTAGCCGCCGGTGAGGTGGGAATAGCCGAACAGCCCGGCGGTGGTGTCGCCGAAGAAGCTCTGCGCCAGGTCGGCGTTGCGGTTGGTGACCTGGCAGACCGAGAAGTTGCCGGCCAGGCACTGCTCGCATTCGCCGCAGGTCATCTGGAACGGGATCACCACCCGGTCACCCACGCTGAGCCCGCGGGCCTTCGCCTCCGCGCCGACCTCGACCACCTCGCCCATGGGCTCATGCCCCAGCACGTCCCCGGCGCACATGGTCGGCACGAAGCCGTTCATCAGGTGCAGGTCGGAGCCGCAGATGCAGGTGGTGGTGATCCGCACGATCGCGTCGCGCGGATCCTCGATGATCGGATCGGGCACCACCTCGCAACGGAGGTCCTTCTTGCCCTGCCAGCAGATCGCCTTCATCGAGGCCTCCCTCAGACGCAGTTGCGTTGCACGGCGC encodes:
- a CDS encoding dicarboxylate/amino acid:cation symporter codes for the protein MLRSLSVRVLVALVAGLALGAAAAAYAGPQVKQAIEAVQAVGELWLNGLRMTVVPLLFSVLVVGIAGVADAAATGRLAAKALGWFLVLLLVGCAFTLAYSHGLYALWPLSPEGAAALRAGAPAPPAELAAAPHFADFLKGLAPTNPIKAAADDAILPLVVFAVVFAFAVTRLPEARRAPLIEMFAALSDAMVVIVRWVLWAAPVGVFALTLGVGLKAGAGAVGVIAHYVAAVSSANIGVTVVAYLAAVVIGRVSLGVWTRAVAPVQVMAFATQSSIACLPAMVERSRDDLSIPDRITGLVLPLAVSVFKLTSPVANLAVAVFVAQVYGLHPSVLQYLGAVVVALAVSVASVGLPGQVSFFMSVGPICQTLGLPLDLLPILIAVEVIPDIFRTVGNVTGDMAVTAILARQEERRLSPIAAT
- a CDS encoding class I SAM-dependent methyltransferase, with translation MASDTLHTPAGSPPPGVFDPQKLDAFLGQMVGDMGAAISGALVMLGDRLGLYKALARLGPSTPADLAAATETTERYVREWLSAQAASGYVTYDKATERFSLSPEQAMVFADEESPAFMAGGFELLCAVWRDEAKIEQAFKSGAGVGWHEHDACLFRGTERFFRPGYNAHLISEWIPALEGVEAKLAAGALVADVGCGHGASTILMAKAFPKSHFVGLDYHEGSIARARAAAKEAGVEDRVEFHVASAKAFPARDYDLVCIFDALHDMGDPVGAARHIRESLKPDGTWLLVEPFANDDMADNLNPIGRMFYSASTMICTPASLSQEVGLGLGAQAGERRLRQVTEQAGFTRFRRATETPFNLVFEVRP
- a CDS encoding DUF3606 domain-containing protein, which gives rise to MAGLKDKRGFIDKDRLDLSERKAVEYWMKRWGVTKDQITAAHRKVGRMTKDIAAELGKKR
- a CDS encoding zinc-dependent alcohol dehydrogenase, whose protein sequence is MKAICWQGKKDLRCEVVPDPIIEDPRDAIVRITTTCICGSDLHLMNGFVPTMCAGDVLGHEPMGEVVEVGAEAKARGLSVGDRVVIPFQMTCGECEQCLAGNFSVCQVTNRNADLAQSFFGDTTAGLFGYSHLTGGYAGGQAEYLRVPYAATTAVKLPKTGPDERYIFLSDILPTGWQAAAQADIQPTDTVAVWGCGPVGQFTIMSAKIQGARRVIAIDDVPERLEMARRQGAEIIDRSGGVNVLQTLKEMTDGHGPQKCIDAVGIEAHGPTAVLDLIDRVQTALKLETERPVALREAIMACRSAGTVSIPGVYGGMANMIPLGAVMNKGLTIRTGQTHVRRWTDDLLRRIDEGEIDSTFVITHTVPLGRGPEMYKTFRDKKDGCVKVLLKP